The following coding sequences lie in one Epinephelus moara isolate mb chromosome 17, YSFRI_EMoa_1.0, whole genome shotgun sequence genomic window:
- the LOC126403710 gene encoding E3 ubiquitin-protein ligase TRIM39-like — translation MASSGMLPEKQFQCSICQQVFTDPVTTPCGHNFCQACIQSVWDSSEVCQCPTCNKSFTPRPEIGINTAFKELADTFRNIVICSSASPLCTAKPGEVACDVCTATSLQVKALKSCLVCLTSYCKAHLEPHQRVATLKIHKLIEPVRNLQERMCKKHERLLEMFCRDEQKCVCQFCTETTHKDHQAVTIEDESQERKVQIKQTEADFQQMIQERLKKVEEIKNCLKLSNASAEKEMKESDRLLTSLIRSIEERHTEVHTEIKEKQKAAERRSEELVEELQQEITELQRRNAELEELRDTDDHLHILQKSPSLMSPPPTREWSEIGIHPELCVGPVRRALSKLDDTLKNELDSLKKEEIKRMQKYAVDVVLDPDTAHPNIVLSSDGKQAGRAELLHIVPDIPQRFDPVICVLGKKGYMSGRFYFQVVVAAKTFWDLGVVKESVNRKGMITSKPENGFWTVRLRNGTEYRALDSPSVHLPLKDKPQIVGVFTDYEEGIVSFFDVETRSHIYSFTGCLFSERIFPFFSPGVFDEGKNVAALVIAAVNPET, via the exons ATGGCCTCCTCAGGTATGTTACCAGAGAAACAGTTCCAGTGCTCCATCTGCCAGCAAGTGTTCACCGACCCGGTCACCACTCCCTGTGGACACAACTTCTGCCAGGCCTGCATCCAGAGTGTGTGGGACAGCAGCGAGGTCTGCCAGTGCCCCACCTGTAACAAATCATTCACCCCCCGTCCTGAAATCGGCATCAACACAGCCTTCAAAGAGCTGGCGGACACGTTTAGAAACATTGTCATTTGTTCGTCAGCGTCACCGCTGTGCACGGCCAAACCAGGCGAGGTGGCATGTGATGTCTGCACGGCGACATCCCTGCAGGTGAAGGCCCTGAAGTCCTGCCTGGTGTGTCTGACCTCGTACTGTAAAGCCCACCTGGAGCCTCACCAGAGAGTCGCCACCTTGAAGATCCACAAGCTGATCGAGCCGGTGAGGAACCTGCAGGAGAGGATGTGCAAGAAGCACGAGAGGCTGCTGGAGATGTTCTGCAGGGACGAACAGAAGTGTGTGTGCCAGTTCTGCACCGAGACCACGCACAAAGACCACCAGGCTGTTACAATAGAGGACGAGAGTCAGGAGAGGAAG GTCCAAATCAAGCAGACTGAGGCAGATTTTCAGCAGATGATTCAGGAGCGACTGAAGAAAGTGGAGGAGATCAAAAACTGTCTGAAGCTCAGCAAC GCAAGTGCAGAGAAGGAGATGAAGGAGAGCGACCGTCTTCTCACGTCTCTGATTCGCTCAATTGAGGAGAGACACACTGAAGTCCACACAGAGATCAAGGAGAAGCAGAAAGCAGCGGAGAGGAGGTCAGAGGAGCTCgttgaggagctgcagcaggaaatCACTGAACTGCAGAGGAGGAACGCTGagctggaggagctgagggACACTGACGACCATCTGCACATCTTACAG AAGTCGCCCTCTCTGATGTCACCTCCACCCACCAGAGAGTGGTCAGAGATCGGCATCCACCCTGAACTGTGCGTGGGGCCAGTGAGGAGGGCACTGTCTAAGCTGGACGACACCTTGAAGAATGAACTGGACAGCCTGAAGAAAGAAG AGATAAAGAGGATGCAGAAATATGCAG TTGACGTGGTTCTAGACCCGGACACTGCCCATCCAAACATCGTCCTGTCAAGTGACGGAAAGCAGGCGGGCCGCGCTGAGCTGCTACACATTGTGCCAGATATCCCTCAACGCTTTGACCCCGTCATTTGTGTTCTAGGCAAGAAAGGCTACATGTCTGGGAGGTTCTACTTCCAG GTGGTAGTAGCAGCAAAGACCTTCTGGGACCTGGGCGTGGTCAAAGAGTCCGTTAACAGGAAGGGGATGATCACCTCCAAGCCAGAGAACGGCTTCTGGACGGTGCGGCTGAGGAACGGCACAGAGTATCGCGCTTTGGATTCCCCCTCAGTCCATCTTCCCCTCAAGGACAAGCCGCAGATTGTGGGAGTGTTTACGGATTACGAGGAGGGGATCGTGTCGTTCTTTGATGTGGAGACCAGGTCTCATATCTACTCTTTCACTGGGTGCTTGTTCTCTGAGAGGATCTTCCCCTTCTTCAGCCCGGGTGTTTTTGATGAAGGGAAGAATGTAGCGGCATTGGTTATCGCAGCTGTTAATCCTGAGACGTAG